A portion of the Synergistaceae bacterium genome contains these proteins:
- a CDS encoding P1 family peptidase — protein sequence METLSFFDIPGIKVGHDQNFDAGTGCTVVICEDGASAGVDVRGGAPGTRETDLLDPSNLVEKIHAVVLAGGSAFGLDAASGVMELLEQRGIGFDVGVTRVPIVCSAVLFDLACGDWRTRPDRAMGRRAAENALDPSFNPECGSVGAGTGATVGKFHGMENAMRGGIGSCAFRSGNLKVGALVAVNCLGDVIDPNTGRIVAGAWDKQQRRFLETEQELIRSCEKRKDLFADNTTIGVVATNARLTKAQARKIASMAHDGLARTMRPAHTMADGDTIFALSTGDIEADINGIGALAARAVEGAVLDAVKKATAGYGYPAASLSS from the coding sequence ATGGAGACATTGTCCTTCTTTGACATTCCCGGCATCAAAGTCGGGCACGATCAAAATTTTGACGCGGGAACCGGGTGCACGGTCGTCATCTGCGAAGATGGCGCGAGCGCGGGCGTCGACGTGCGCGGCGGAGCTCCGGGCACCAGGGAGACGGATCTGCTCGACCCTTCAAATCTTGTCGAAAAGATCCACGCCGTGGTCCTAGCAGGAGGAAGTGCGTTCGGGCTGGATGCCGCCTCCGGCGTCATGGAGCTGCTCGAGCAGCGCGGCATCGGCTTCGATGTCGGAGTGACCAGGGTTCCGATCGTCTGCTCCGCCGTACTATTCGACCTCGCATGCGGAGACTGGCGAACTCGCCCCGACCGGGCCATGGGCCGCAGAGCGGCGGAGAACGCCCTGGATCCTTCATTCAATCCCGAGTGCGGCTCGGTGGGGGCTGGAACCGGAGCGACCGTGGGCAAGTTCCACGGAATGGAGAACGCCATGCGCGGCGGTATAGGCTCATGCGCATTCAGGTCGGGCAACCTTAAAGTGGGCGCCCTTGTCGCCGTCAACTGCCTGGGGGACGTCATTGACCCGAACACGGGAAGAATTGTAGCCGGAGCGTGGGACAAACAACAGCGCCGCTTTCTCGAAACAGAACAAGAGCTGATCCGCTCGTGCGAGAAGAGAAAAGACCTCTTCGCGGACAACACGACGATCGGAGTGGTGGCCACCAACGCCAGACTCACCAAGGCCCAGGCCCGGAAAATCGCGTCCATGGCCCACGACGGCCTCGCGCGCACGATGCGCCCCGCTCACACCATGGCAGACGGCGACACCATCTTCGCCCTCTCGACAGGCGACATAGAAGCCGACATCAACGGAATAGGAGCTCTCGCAGCAAGAGCGGTCGAAGGAGCAGTGCTGGACGCGGTCAAAAAAGCGACCGCCGGCTACGGCTACCCGGCGGCCTCTCTGTCATCCTGA
- a CDS encoding ROK family protein, producing MRAIGVDLGGHNIAAALVEDGHILNRLSEPTSGREPNIVVDQIASLMDKLGADLNLPVGVGIPGVLDRTRENTLLLPNFTGWDGIPFRRMLEAALRRPVKLENDANCYALGEGWGGAARGMTDYALLTLGTGIGGGIVIGGKILIGSHGMAAEPGHIVTGTTEPCGCTSHGHMEAIGGADALEREAKGMGLDPDLKKLWPRRMEKRVAPLWDKWIDNLAKGIATIIQLLDPQAVILGGGLSRGEGLINALRPVTLDYLAPPYRSTLDLRTSALGGDAPVIGAASLAAISKD from the coding sequence ATGAGGGCCATCGGTGTCGACCTGGGAGGTCACAACATCGCTGCGGCCCTCGTGGAGGACGGACATATACTGAATCGCCTCTCCGAGCCGACCTCGGGGCGCGAGCCTAACATCGTGGTCGACCAAATCGCCTCGTTGATGGACAAACTCGGCGCCGACTTGAATCTTCCTGTCGGCGTCGGCATTCCAGGCGTTCTGGACAGGACGAGGGAGAACACCCTTCTGCTTCCCAACTTCACAGGATGGGACGGGATTCCGTTTCGTCGAATGCTTGAAGCGGCCCTACGCCGTCCGGTCAAACTGGAGAACGACGCCAACTGCTACGCCTTAGGCGAAGGGTGGGGCGGAGCGGCGCGGGGAATGACCGACTACGCACTGCTGACCCTCGGAACCGGCATAGGGGGAGGCATAGTAATAGGCGGGAAGATACTGATCGGTTCACACGGAATGGCCGCCGAGCCGGGCCATATCGTCACCGGGACCACCGAGCCCTGCGGCTGCACCTCGCACGGCCACATGGAGGCCATCGGAGGCGCGGACGCCCTCGAACGAGAGGCCAAGGGCATGGGTCTTGACCCCGACCTGAAAAAACTATGGCCCCGGAGGATGGAGAAGCGCGTCGCTCCCCTTTGGGACAAGTGGATAGACAATCTAGCCAAGGGCATAGCCACCATCATCCAGCTGCTCGACCCTCAGGCCGTCATCCTGGGCGGCGGCCTCAGCCGAGGCGAGGGCCTGATCAACGCCCTGCGCCCCGTAACTCTCGACTACCTGGCCCCCCCATACAGAAGCACACTCGACCTGCGCACCAGCGCCCTGGGAGGCGACGCCCCGGTCATTGGCGCAGCCTCGCTCGCAGCCATTTCCAAAGACTGA